A genomic region of Bacillus solimangrovi contains the following coding sequences:
- a CDS encoding 2-isopropylmalate synthase: protein MRKISIFDTTLRDGEQSAGVNLNFTEKLEVARQLERLGVDVMEAGFPASSKGDFRAVQEIAKRIRGCSITGLSRSNQKDIDTSWEALKGGAEPRLHLFIATSPIHMKYKLRKSPEEVIESAIESVKYASKKFPIIQFSAEDACRTELPFLAKVVKEVIDAGAQVINIPDTVGYITPQEYGNVFTYLKENVSNIDKAILSAHCHDDLGMAVANSLSAVEHGADQLECTINGIGERAGNASLEEIAVALHIRQDYYQANTGLQLNEIMRTSTLVSKLTGMIVPANKAVVGKNAFAHESGIHQDGVLKEKSTYEIISPELVGVASNSMVLGKHSGRHAFRTHMESLGYEMSDEEMNRLFIAFKELADKKKEIADDDLMALVTEERLGAATTYYEMTALQVQYGTNNIPTATITLKDPEGNELQEANTGSGSVEAIYNTLERMIESPVRLDDYRIQANTGGRDALAEVYVSVNFRNKSSRGRGTAQDVLEASAKAYLNAINRVLLQEQWHEENRKVVKK from the coding sequence GTGCGAAAAATTAGCATATTTGATACAACTCTTCGAGACGGTGAGCAATCTGCAGGTGTGAACCTTAACTTTACTGAAAAGCTGGAAGTAGCGAGACAGCTTGAACGTTTAGGAGTAGACGTCATGGAAGCTGGTTTTCCAGCATCTTCAAAAGGTGATTTCCGTGCAGTTCAAGAAATTGCCAAACGTATTCGAGGTTGTTCAATTACAGGTTTATCTCGTTCAAATCAGAAAGATATTGACACATCATGGGAGGCTTTAAAAGGGGGCGCAGAGCCGCGTCTCCATCTTTTTATCGCAACATCACCAATTCATATGAAATATAAGTTGCGTAAGTCACCCGAAGAAGTTATTGAATCTGCGATAGAATCTGTTAAATATGCTTCTAAAAAATTTCCGATTATCCAGTTTTCTGCAGAAGATGCGTGTCGTACAGAACTGCCTTTCTTAGCTAAAGTAGTAAAAGAAGTCATTGATGCTGGTGCTCAAGTAATTAATATTCCAGATACGGTTGGATACATTACACCTCAAGAATATGGGAATGTATTTACTTATTTAAAGGAAAATGTGTCAAATATTGATAAAGCAATATTGTCGGCTCACTGTCATGATGATCTAGGTATGGCAGTAGCCAATTCCCTTTCAGCAGTTGAACATGGAGCGGATCAACTAGAATGTACGATTAATGGTATTGGTGAGCGTGCTGGAAATGCTTCACTTGAAGAAATTGCTGTTGCTTTGCATATTCGTCAAGATTATTATCAAGCAAATACAGGTTTGCAATTAAATGAAATTATGCGTACGAGTACGTTAGTTAGTAAGTTGACAGGTATGATTGTACCTGCAAATAAAGCAGTGGTTGGAAAAAATGCATTTGCACATGAATCAGGTATTCATCAAGATGGTGTTTTAAAAGAAAAGTCAACGTATGAAATCATCTCACCAGAACTTGTAGGAGTAGCATCTAATTCTATGGTGCTTGGTAAGCACTCAGGGCGACATGCTTTTCGGACTCACATGGAATCATTAGGATATGAAATGTCAGATGAAGAGATGAATCGCTTGTTCATTGCCTTCAAAGAATTAGCAGATAAGAAAAAAGAGATCGCAGATGATGATTTGATGGCATTAGTGACTGAAGAACGACTTGGAGCTGCTACAACTTATTATGAGATGACTGCATTACAAGTTCAATATGGTACAAATAATATTCCAACAGCAACGATTACTTTAAAAGATCCAGAAGGAAATGAATTACAAGAGGCAAATACAGGATCTGGAAGTGTTGAAGCGATCTATAATACGCTAGAGAGAATGATTGAGTCACCGGTTAGATTGGATGATTATCGTATCCAAGCAAATACAGGTGGTCGTGATGCATTAGCTGAAGTATATGTATCTGTTAATTTCCGAAATAAATCCTCAAGAGGTCGTGGGACAGCGCAAGATGTGTTAGAAGCATCAGCAAAGGCTTACTTGAATGCTATAAATCGTGTCTTACTTCAAGAACAATGGCATGAAGAGAATCGTAAG